In Campylobacter vulpis, a genomic segment contains:
- a CDS encoding flagellar hook-basal body complex protein, translating to MMGAFYNGINGVKSSGFGIDISANNIANVNTTGFKYSNAEFKDIFYSTITSQSTNPAQGGYGSTQASSKLVFEQGSPVASEGEFDVALQGKGFFGVLGADGMPYYTRNGAFKRDANGYLVDSYGNFVLGTMNPAFQGITYSDRVAGLMGDYLNTGTPVNNGFTVNSNDKFTLGTTGSQGALQVPVNMYLPPKVTQNVQWKGNLNTNTKTEVVTIDLNPNNFKVEKTADGKFKVSGSVSKNEVFSAKENDRILLNFIDKDGVKQSFEASLDKDLNFVSKELDLKGLDTDSIKLESAQISTEQEKANKDILEAPIYNADGSKSTLRLTLERILPQVGDTMVYKVSAQIYNAKGEAVGEPTEGSMTFNQHGALLSNDIKSVNNPEGGTINIDLGTPYDPNIAGSGYSGIYVQAGKEKNVITRHDGIAEGFFEQYRIGDGGDLIAQFSNGQNAIVGKIALYNFINEQGLMAMGDNIFAATGNSGEASFIMKDGEIVNTAKFKGGFLEQSNVNLSMELSNLIVTQKAFDASSKSITTSDQMIQKAINMKK from the coding sequence ATGATGGGTGCGTTTTATAATGGGATTAACGGAGTTAAATCCAGTGGTTTTGGTATTGACATTAGTGCGAATAATATAGCAAATGTCAATACCACAGGCTTTAAGTATTCCAATGCTGAATTTAAGGATATTTTTTATAGCACCATTACTTCACAATCAACCAACCCAGCTCAAGGAGGATATGGCTCGACGCAAGCTTCTTCAAAGCTAGTTTTCGAACAAGGCTCTCCTGTGGCAAGTGAGGGAGAATTTGATGTGGCTTTACAAGGTAAAGGTTTTTTTGGTGTTTTAGGTGCAGATGGTATGCCTTATTATACTAGAAATGGAGCTTTTAAACGCGATGCAAATGGCTACTTAGTCGATTCTTATGGGAATTTTGTGTTAGGCACGATGAATCCAGCCTTTCAGGGCATAACATATAGTGATAGGGTAGCGGGACTTATGGGGGATTATTTAAACACAGGAACACCCGTTAATAACGGCTTTACGGTAAATTCTAATGACAAATTTACTCTAGGCACCACAGGTTCGCAAGGGGCTTTACAAGTGCCTGTAAATATGTATCTTCCTCCAAAAGTTACGCAAAATGTGCAATGGAAGGGAAATTTAAATACCAACACAAAAACTGAAGTGGTAACCATCGATTTAAATCCTAATAATTTTAAGGTGGAAAAAACTGCGGATGGAAAATTTAAAGTCAGCGGAAGTGTAAGTAAAAATGAGGTTTTTAGTGCTAAAGAAAATGATAGAATTTTACTTAATTTCATCGATAAAGATGGGGTCAAACAAAGCTTTGAAGCGAGCTTGGATAAAGATTTAAATTTCGTCAGTAAAGAGCTTGACTTAAAAGGCTTAGATACTGACTCTATCAAGCTTGAATCCGCACAAATTAGCACAGAGCAAGAAAAGGCAAATAAAGACATCTTAGAAGCACCTATTTATAACGCAGATGGAAGCAAAAGCACACTAAGACTGACTTTGGAAAGAATTTTACCTCAAGTAGGTGATACTATGGTTTATAAAGTAAGCGCACAAATTTATAATGCTAAGGGCGAAGCAGTGGGAGAGCCGACCGAAGGAAGTATGACCTTTAATCAGCACGGAGCCTTGCTAAGTAATGACATTAAAAGCGTTAATAACCCAGAAGGAGGAACGATTAACATCGATTTAGGAACGCCTTATGACCCTAATATAGCGGGAAGTGGTTATAGTGGAATTTATGTCCAAGCAGGAAAAGAAAAAAATGTCATCACAAGGCACGACGGCATAGCGGAGGGCTTTTTTGAACAATATCGCATCGGTGATGGGGGCGATTTAATCGCTCAATTTAGCAACGGACAAAATGCCATAGTCGGCAAAATAGCTCTTTATAATTTCATCAATGAACAAGGCTTGATGGCTATGGGAGATAATATCTTCGCAGCCACAGGAAATAGTGGTGAGGCAAGTTTTATAATGAAAGATGGAGAAATTGTCAATACTGCCAAATTTAAGGGAGGCTTTTTGGAACAATCAAATGTCAATTTAAGTATGGAGCTTTCCAATTTAATCGTTACCCAAAAGGCTTTTGATGCAAGTTCTAAAAGCATCACTACAAGCGATCAAATGATACAAAAAGCCATTAATATGAAAAAATAA
- a CDS encoding flagellar basal body rod modification protein, which produces MTTEWNPNLNWQNTQSKPNGTTQNSGNNLTADQGNPGAVLDKDAFLKLLLIEMQHQDPTDPMDSDKMLTQTSQLAALEMQQNTNNTMQKMVATMEKLSNAMGTSQSIGALGAIGKMATIADNKIKLTGSDEIIALKMYLPEAANKDGITLEVYDKDNKLVYTEKASEGKEVSAGHFTMEWPGRDNNGVYAGDGEYTVKIVYNNQQGEKITASYGTYPIEGVVFKEGVAYAKMAGQEVPFDALGEITDYKFSLGSNGSNNNTGGNSEKPDTEKPDNKPTEPDTKPEEKPKA; this is translated from the coding sequence ATGACAACGGAATGGAATCCAAATTTAAACTGGCAAAATACACAAAGCAAACCAAACGGCACCACACAAAATAGTGGAAATAATTTAACTGCAGATCAAGGTAATCCCGGAGCTGTTTTAGATAAAGATGCCTTTTTAAAGCTTCTTTTAATCGAAATGCAGCATCAAGACCCAACCGATCCTATGGATAGCGATAAAATGCTTACTCAAACTTCGCAGTTAGCCGCACTTGAAATGCAGCAAAATACTAATAATACTATGCAGAAAATGGTGGCGACAATGGAAAAGCTTTCAAATGCTATGGGAACAAGCCAGAGTATAGGTGCTTTAGGGGCTATTGGTAAAATGGCTACTATCGCGGATAATAAAATTAAGCTAACAGGATCCGATGAAATCATCGCCCTTAAGATGTATTTACCAGAAGCAGCAAATAAAGATGGAATTACCCTGGAAGTCTATGATAAAGATAATAAGCTAGTTTATACAGAAAAAGCGAGCGAGGGCAAGGAAGTTTCAGCAGGACACTTTACTATGGAATGGCCGGGAAGAGATAACAATGGCGTTTATGCAGGCGATGGGGAATATACGGTTAAAATCGTCTATAATAATCAACAAGGTGAGAAAATAACAGCAAGCTATGGAACTTATCCTATTGAAGGGGTTGTTTTTAAAGAAGGAGTTGCTTATGCAAAAATGGCAGGACAAGAAGTGCCATTTGATGCCTTAGGGGAAATTACAGATTATAAATTTAGTCTGGGTTCTAATGGTTCAAACAATAATACAGGTGGAAACAGCGAAAAACCAGACACAGAAAAACCAGATAATAAACCAACAGAACCTGACACAAAACCCGAAGAAAAACCTAAGGCTTAA
- a CDS encoding flagellar hook-length control protein FliK, with the protein MSNLAPQSEILNLAPSKTSQTSFSKTIKNNPKEEKASENERESFLNSLLASIEETNEHLPTHMKISESEIVGEVMQKLQIGNFDEGDKISIFESAPLMQILSVLDKLKTDLSNVKLANLANNNTLLQLIKNENNFNALKNANSLGELLNLAKDMGLEVRDIKVDRLLDLKATFPNLDKKDFFKGAIDNVFKEILNSKLAHIEKNLDKNLHTQNKAPIKTNEANSLLSKTLQNLDSLIKKEDKTHQLDKTKKENDEEIEIKTPTKTSKNEVLNELVEKFSQKTKITEKETQSKEIPTFKEEIKEPNLEPKKENFKTQKENLSIQKENFKTQKEDLKETAHLSKEPLNKTDENVNLQEKTKSPLKEAVLNATLGKETPRETLKETLNVKDLMQKEFAQKEISKESPKENPKEMKLNHSNEGLKITSENFTKVVQNKTNENLFSELLNKETNKELFTKENSENTTNTEKSSVDDLNNLVKDLSRVNQNQKIISPKESLQYFSKDLKEAMEQQYKAPITKLSITLNPSNLGEVEVTLVQRGTNLHINFNSNHNAMNLFLQHQAEFKNSLVNMGFTGLEMNFSEQGKKEQHQEKKSKTHYYEESIEEESNPKINLELVLAKYF; encoded by the coding sequence ATGTCAAATTTAGCCCCACAAAGCGAGATTTTAAATCTCGCCCCGAGTAAAACTAGCCAAACTTCTTTTAGTAAAACGATTAAAAATAATCCAAAGGAAGAAAAAGCTAGTGAAAATGAAAGGGAGAGCTTTTTAAATTCTTTACTTGCTTCCATTGAGGAGACAAATGAGCATTTGCCAACGCATATGAAGATAAGCGAAAGTGAAATTGTGGGTGAAGTGATGCAAAAATTACAAATCGGTAATTTTGATGAGGGAGATAAAATAAGTATTTTTGAATCTGCTCCTCTTATGCAAATTTTATCGGTGCTTGACAAATTAAAAACAGATCTTTCTAATGTCAAATTAGCCAATCTTGCAAATAATAATACCCTTTTACAACTCATCAAAAATGAAAACAATTTTAATGCTCTTAAAAATGCAAATAGCTTAGGAGAGCTTTTGAATTTGGCTAAAGATATGGGGCTTGAAGTTAGAGACATTAAGGTAGATAGACTGCTTGATTTAAAGGCAACTTTTCCAAATTTAGATAAAAAAGACTTTTTTAAGGGAGCTATCGATAATGTTTTTAAAGAAATTTTAAACAGCAAATTAGCACACATCGAAAAAAACTTAGATAAAAATTTGCACACGCAAAATAAAGCACCCATAAAAACAAATGAGGCAAATTCCTTACTTTCTAAAACTTTGCAAAATTTAGACTCTCTTATCAAAAAAGAAGATAAAACTCATCAGTTAGATAAAACTAAAAAAGAAAACGATGAGGAGATAGAAATAAAAACTCCTACAAAAACCAGTAAAAATGAAGTTTTAAATGAGCTTGTGGAAAAATTTTCACAAAAAACTAAAATCACAGAAAAAGAAACACAAAGCAAAGAAATTCCAACTTTTAAAGAAGAAATAAAAGAGCCAAATTTAGAACCTAAAAAAGAAAATTTTAAAACTCAAAAAGAAAATTTAAGCATTCAAAAAGAAAATTTTAAAACTCAAAAAGAAGATTTAAAAGAAACAGCACATTTAAGTAAAGAGCCTTTAAATAAAACTGATGAAAATGTCAATTTGCAAGAAAAAACTAAATCTCCCTTAAAAGAAGCTGTTTTAAATGCCACTTTGGGTAAAGAAACGCCAAGAGAAACTTTAAAAGAAACGCTTAATGTTAAAGATTTAATGCAAAAAGAATTCGCACAAAAAGAAATTAGTAAAGAAAGTCCTAAAGAAAATCCTAAAGAGATGAAATTAAATCATTCTAATGAGGGATTAAAAATCACAAGCGAAAATTTTACAAAAGTCGTGCAAAATAAAACAAATGAAAATCTTTTTAGTGAGCTTTTAAACAAAGAAACAAATAAAGAATTATTCACTAAAGAAAATAGCGAAAATACTACTAATACAGAAAAATCTAGCGTAGATGATTTAAATAATCTTGTCAAAGACTTAAGTAGGGTAAATCAAAATCAAAAAATCATTTCCCCAAAAGAAAGCTTACAATACTTTTCTAAAGATTTAAAAGAAGCGATGGAGCAGCAGTATAAAGCACCCATTACTAAACTAAGCATTACGCTTAATCCTTCAAATTTGGGTGAAGTTGAGGTAACTTTAGTGCAAAGAGGAACAAACCTTCACATTAATTTCAATTCAAATCATAATGCAATGAATTTATTTTTGCAACATCAAGCCGAATTTAAAAATTCTCTTGTAAATATGGGTTTTACAGGACTTGAAATGAATTTTAGCGAGCAGGGTAAAAAAGAGCAACACCAAGAAAAGAAATCAAAAACGCATTATTATGAAGAAAGCATTGAAGAAGAAAGTAATCCTAAAATTAATTTAGAACTTGTTTTAGCAAAATATTTCTAA
- the typA gene encoding translational GTPase TypA, giving the protein MENIRNIAVIAHVDHGKTTMVDELLKQSGTFSEREQIAERVMDSNDIEKERGITILSKNTAINYKGTKINIIDTPGHADFGGEVERVLKMIDGVLLLVDAQEGVMPQTKFVVKKALQLGLKPIVVINKIDKPAADPERVINEIFDLFVALDANDEQLDFAIVYAAAKNGYAKLDLNDTSDNMEPLFKTILERVPAPSGDKQNPLQLQVFTLGYDNFVGKIGIARIFNGVVKKNQSVMLVKADGEKLNGRVSKLIGFMGLEKMDIEEASSGDIVAIAGFETLDVGDSVVCPNNPMPLDPLHIEEPTLSIVFAVNDGPLAGTEGKHVTSNKIAERLEAEMKTNIAMKYESSGEGKFKVSGRGELQITILAENMRREGFEFCMGRPEVIVKNEDGVKTEPFEHLVIDVPEEFSGAVIEKLGKRKAEMKTMSPTGDGQTRLEFEIPARGLIGFRSQFLTDTKGEGVMNHSFLEFRPFSGAVEKRANGALISMENGVALGYSLFNLQDRGVLFIEPQTKVYTGMIIGEHSRSNDLDVNPIKGKNLTNVRASGSDDAIKLVPPRKLSLERALEWIEEDELVEVTPLNVRVRKRYLDPTQRKRMEKSKS; this is encoded by the coding sequence ATGGAAAATATAAGAAATATCGCCGTCATCGCCCACGTTGATCACGGAAAAACAACTATGGTTGATGAGCTTTTAAAGCAATCGGGCACTTTTAGCGAGAGAGAGCAAATCGCAGAACGCGTTATGGATAGTAATGATATAGAGAAAGAAAGAGGCATTACCATACTTTCTAAAAACACAGCCATTAATTATAAAGGCACGAAGATCAATATTATCGATACCCCCGGACACGCTGATTTTGGTGGTGAGGTTGAGCGGGTTTTAAAGATGATTGATGGCGTTTTGCTTTTAGTTGATGCGCAAGAAGGCGTGATGCCGCAAACTAAATTTGTGGTTAAAAAGGCTTTACAGCTTGGTTTAAAACCCATAGTTGTGATTAATAAAATTGATAAACCAGCAGCTGACCCTGAAAGAGTCATTAATGAAATTTTTGACCTTTTTGTCGCTTTGGACGCAAATGACGAGCAACTTGACTTTGCTATTGTTTATGCGGCAGCTAAAAATGGCTATGCAAAACTTGATTTAAACGATACAAGTGATAATATGGAGCCACTTTTTAAGACAATCCTTGAAAGAGTTCCTGCTCCAAGCGGAGATAAACAAAATCCTCTCCAGCTTCAAGTTTTCACGCTAGGTTATGATAATTTTGTCGGCAAAATAGGCATAGCAAGGATTTTTAATGGCGTAGTGAAGAAAAATCAATCCGTGATGTTAGTTAAAGCAGACGGAGAAAAGCTTAATGGTAGAGTCTCAAAACTCATAGGCTTTATGGGCTTAGAAAAAATGGACATTGAGGAAGCAAGCAGTGGAGATATAGTTGCCATTGCAGGTTTTGAAACCTTAGATGTAGGAGATAGTGTCGTATGTCCTAACAATCCTATGCCTTTAGACCCTCTTCACATTGAAGAGCCGACCTTAAGCATTGTTTTTGCAGTGAATGACGGACCTCTGGCAGGAACAGAGGGCAAACATGTAACCTCCAATAAAATCGCCGAACGCCTAGAAGCAGAAATGAAAACCAACATCGCTATGAAATATGAAAGTAGTGGCGAGGGCAAATTTAAAGTTAGCGGCAGGGGTGAGTTGCAAATCACTATTTTAGCAGAAAATATGCGTAGAGAGGGCTTTGAGTTTTGTATGGGGCGACCTGAAGTTATTGTTAAAAACGAAGACGGCGTTAAAACAGAGCCTTTTGAGCATTTAGTTATCGATGTGCCGGAGGAATTTAGCGGGGCAGTCATTGAAAAACTAGGCAAAAGAAAGGCAGAAATGAAAACGATGTCGCCCACAGGAGATGGACAAACAAGGCTTGAATTTGAAATTCCAGCTAGAGGACTCATAGGCTTTAGAAGTCAGTTTTTAACAGATACTAAAGGTGAGGGTGTGATGAATCATAGTTTTTTAGAATTTCGTCCTTTTAGCGGGGCAGTGGAAAAAAGGGCGAATGGTGCTTTGATTAGTATGGAAAATGGCGTGGCTTTGGGCTATTCTTTATTTAATCTGCAAGATAGAGGTGTGCTTTTCATCGAACCACAAACTAAGGTTTATACAGGTATGATTATAGGTGAGCATAGTCGCAGCAACGACCTTGATGTTAATCCTATCAAAGGTAAGAATTTAACAAATGTTAGAGCAAGCGGGAGTGATGATGCGATTAAGCTTGTCCCTCCTAGAAAACTAAGTCTTGAAAGGGCGTTAGAGTGGATAGAAGAAGATGAGCTTGTCGAGGTTACACCGCTTAATGTACGTGTAAGAAAACGCTATCTTGACCCAACTCAAAGAAAGAGAATGGAAAAAAGTAAGTCTTAA
- a CDS encoding poly(A) polymerase — MANLESQRLYILKRLGILKFLSVIEALLVGFLTFVFIKDVMIAIISAIFVGVFFYRFTSKRLIKAKKELEFNVLKLFLTHHKAYFPKKPILQKEFASLNLSENLKEFQAGEGIEFKSFTLYDVKFKDELGRFFCGICLISKQVLNGGDENQIYKKVVGKNFELSSYFAKDGKALIACLANPFFVDLKKSVEENHKIMQGNLEKLNSLFNV; from the coding sequence ATGGCAAATTTAGAAAGTCAAAGACTATATATTTTAAAACGCTTAGGAATTTTAAAATTCTTAAGCGTCATTGAAGCCTTACTTGTGGGCTTTTTGACTTTTGTTTTTATTAAAGATGTGATGATTGCTATAATTAGTGCCATTTTTGTGGGCGTATTTTTTTACCGCTTCACTAGTAAAAGACTTATCAAAGCCAAAAAAGAGCTAGAATTTAATGTTTTAAAGCTTTTTTTAACGCACCATAAGGCGTATTTCCCTAAAAAACCCATTTTGCAAAAGGAATTTGCAAGCCTTAATTTGAGTGAAAATTTAAAAGAATTTCAAGCTGGAGAAGGGATAGAATTTAAGAGTTTTACCCTGTATGATGTAAAGTTTAAAGATGAATTAGGACGCTTTTTTTGCGGAATTTGTTTGATTTCTAAGCAGGTGTTAAATGGTGGCGATGAAAATCAAATTTATAAGAAAGTGGTGGGAAAAAATTTCGAACTTTCAAGCTATTTTGCTAAAGACGGAAAAGCCCTAATTGCTTGTTTGGCAAATCCTTTTTTTGTAGATTTAAAAAAGAGCGTGGAGGAAAATCACAAAATAATGCAAGGGAATTTAGAAAAACTAAATTCCCTTTTTAACGTTTAA
- a CDS encoding PepSY-like domain-containing protein gives MKTKIALAALLSAAVLYAQDMVISPAQLPNNVQSFLNTHFKGVNIGLAKKDLDSYDITLTDGTEIDFIINGEWKEVDGKYKAIPLGFLPSTLVAKVQISQPNAQIFKVEKQINGYKFKFNNNIEVYTDFNGNVLGQKFDD, from the coding sequence ATGAAAACAAAAATCGCTCTAGCAGCTTTACTAAGTGCGGCTGTGCTTTATGCACAAGATATGGTTATAAGTCCAGCTCAGCTTCCTAACAATGTGCAAAGCTTTTTAAATACACATTTTAAGGGTGTTAATATAGGACTTGCAAAAAAAGACCTAGATTCTTACGATATAACTTTGACAGATGGAACGGAGATTGATTTTATCATCAACGGAGAATGGAAAGAAGTCGATGGTAAATATAAGGCAATTCCGCTTGGCTTTTTACCTTCCACTCTTGTAGCAAAAGTCCAAATTAGTCAGCCAAACGCACAAATTTTCAAAGTCGAAAAGCAAATCAATGGCTACAAATTTAAATTTAATAATAATATAGAAGTTTATACAGACTTTAATGGTAATGTTTTAGGACAGAAATTTGACGATTAA
- a CDS encoding HAD family hydrolase, with amino-acid sequence MKSKTLLFDLDGTLIDSTPAILNSFHFAFEKLNLKPSLDEDIKSLIGLPLDEAFIKLYQDKAYLVNDFVDFYREKYRTIYLDQTTLLPLAKEALELANEFADLAVVTTKGSQFTKPLLDFLGVGHFFKSIVGRNDVQFAKPHPEPILTALDRLNKDKTHAFMIGDTQFDILAAKAAGISHIALSCGYESIESLQKYSDCIKNNAYEAVKHIAKL; translated from the coding sequence ATGAAGTCTAAAACTCTTCTTTTCGACTTAGATGGCACTTTGATTGATTCAACGCCTGCCATCTTAAATTCTTTTCACTTCGCCTTTGAAAAGCTGAACTTAAAGCCTAGCTTAGATGAGGACATTAAGAGCTTGATAGGACTTCCACTTGATGAAGCCTTTATTAAGCTTTACCAAGATAAAGCCTATCTTGTAAATGATTTTGTTGATTTTTATAGAGAAAAATACCGCACGATTTATTTAGATCAAACCACGCTTTTGCCTTTAGCCAAGGAAGCTTTAGAATTAGCCAACGAATTTGCAGATTTAGCTGTCGTTACGACTAAGGGGTCGCAATTTACCAAGCCTTTGCTAGATTTTTTAGGAGTGGGACATTTCTTTAAAAGCATAGTAGGGCGTAATGATGTGCAATTTGCAAAACCTCACCCAGAGCCTATTTTAACAGCTTTAGATAGATTAAATAAAGACAAAACTCACGCTTTTATGATAGGTGATACTCAATTTGACATTTTAGCGGCTAAGGCGGCAGGGATTTCTCACATAGCCTTAAGCTGTGGTTATGAGAGTATAGAAAGCCTACAAAAATATAGCGATTGTATCAAAAATAACGCTTATGAAGCAGTTAAGCACATAGCAAAGCTATAA
- a CDS encoding OmpA family protein, protein MKKIFLCLGLASALFAADNSVKFELTPTFSFNKFEGNLDLDDRAAPGVRLGYHFDDFWLDQLELGLEHYSNVKYSNTDRTNLTKVFLSAIKGIDVGESFYFYGLAGGGYERFSNEQFDNESGGFGHYGAGMKYKLTDSLALRLETRDQINFHEANHNWVTTFGVSFGFGGSKNSSTMNTQKSSPKETSLEGKTISLEGHFEFDKTTINPAFESKIQNIAKVLEENEKYNTILEGHTDNTGSRAYNQKLSERRAQRVANELMKFGVDKKRIEVRGYGQDRPRSSNDTKEGRADNRRVEARFFLAQ, encoded by the coding sequence ATGAAAAAAATATTTTTATGTTTAGGTTTAGCAAGTGCTTTATTTGCGGCGGATAATAGTGTCAAATTTGAGCTAACTCCTACTTTTAGTTTTAATAAATTTGAGGGAAATTTAGACCTTGATGATAGGGCAGCGCCTGGTGTGAGACTTGGCTATCATTTTGATGATTTTTGGCTTGACCAGCTTGAGCTTGGCTTGGAGCATTATTCTAATGTAAAATATTCTAACACTGATAGAACAAATCTTACGAAAGTATTTTTAAGTGCGATTAAGGGCATTGATGTAGGTGAAAGCTTTTACTTTTATGGTTTAGCTGGTGGAGGTTATGAAAGATTTTCTAACGAGCAATTTGACAATGAAAGTGGTGGCTTTGGACATTATGGTGCGGGTATGAAGTATAAACTTACAGATTCTTTAGCCTTAAGACTTGAGACAAGAGACCAAATAAACTTCCACGAAGCAAATCATAACTGGGTTACTACATTTGGTGTAAGTTTTGGTTTTGGCGGCTCGAAAAATAGCTCAACAATGAATACTCAAAAAAGCTCCCCAAAAGAAACTTCACTTGAGGGAAAAACTATTAGTTTAGAGGGGCATTTTGAATTTGACAAAACAACTATAAATCCAGCTTTTGAAAGCAAAATTCAAAACATCGCTAAGGTCCTAGAAGAAAATGAAAAATACAACACCATTTTAGAGGGACACACAGATAATACAGGCTCAAGAGCTTATAATCAAAAGCTTTCTGAACGCCGTGCGCAAAGAGTTGCTAATGAGCTTATGAAATTTGGTGTAGATAAAAAACGCATTGAAGTAAGAGGCTATGGACAAGATAGACCACGCTCAAGCAACGACACTAAAGAAGGTAGAGCGGATAATAGAAGAGTTGAGGCAAGATTCTTCCTCGCTCAATGA
- the rpsI gene encoding 30S ribosomal protein S9 has translation MAKATYATGKRKTAIAKVWVKAGSGKISVNGVDLNTWLGGHEAIKLKVVQPLLVTKQETSMDIRATTLGGGYSAQAEALRHGISRALAAMDADFRALLKPQGLLTRDSRSVERKKYGRRKARRSPQFSKR, from the coding sequence ATGGCAAAAGCAACATACGCAACAGGTAAAAGAAAAACCGCTATCGCTAAGGTTTGGGTTAAGGCAGGTAGTGGGAAAATCAGCGTCAATGGAGTGGATTTAAACACTTGGCTTGGCGGACACGAGGCGATAAAACTTAAAGTCGTGCAACCTCTACTTGTAACAAAACAAGAAACTTCTATGGATATACGTGCAACGACTTTAGGGGGAGGCTACTCCGCACAAGCTGAAGCTTTAAGACACGGGATTTCAAGGGCTTTAGCTGCTATGGACGCTGACTTTAGAGCCTTACTTAAACCGCAAGGCTTATTAACAAGAGATAGTAGAAGCGTAGAGCGTAAGAAATACGGACGCAGAAAGGCAAGAAGAAGTCCGCAGTTTTCTAAGCGTTAA
- the rplM gene encoding 50S ribosomal protein L13 codes for MTKITKPNEVKREWIVLDAEGKRFGRLLTEVATILRGKNKPCYTPNVDCGDYVVIINASKAVFTGANKAEDKLYHRHSGYFGSVKSEKFGDLLEKNPAKLYKLAVRGMLPKTNLGRAMLKKLKIYAGSEHPHTAQIAKEGK; via the coding sequence ATGACAAAGATAACAAAGCCAAACGAAGTCAAACGCGAATGGATCGTTTTAGACGCTGAGGGAAAGCGTTTCGGTCGTCTTTTAACAGAGGTGGCGACTATTTTAAGAGGTAAAAATAAGCCTTGTTATACACCAAATGTTGATTGTGGAGATTATGTCGTCATCATCAATGCTTCAAAAGCTGTTTTCACTGGAGCAAATAAGGCTGAAGATAAGCTTTATCATAGGCATTCTGGCTATTTTGGAAGTGTGAAGAGTGAAAAATTTGGAGATTTGCTTGAAAAAAACCCTGCAAAGCTTTATAAATTAGCCGTTAGAGGTATGCTTCCTAAAACAAATTTGGGTAGAGCTATGCTTAAAAAACTTAAAATTTACGCAGGAAGTGAGCATCCTCACACCGCACAAATCGCTAAAGAAGGAAAATAA
- a CDS encoding adenine-specific methyltransferase EcoRI family protein yields MEERGFTRKELIERAKRIKDDEFYTRIEDIEAKLAMYPTKIWKDKVVFCNCDDAVGERRDYVDTSAFALYFLKNFSRLKLKKLICTHYGGAVDLFNTKTGARGYIFTKEGANEIIETPKDYTGSFDSELSLKILNEEANIVCTNPPFSKAIEYWDILIKSKKKFIVISNITNFITPSFIPYFADKKAWAGYTRVDWYLNPKRIPVQAAGHFFTNFPIKDRPAIKRLKFVPLNEIPDVYQQYDDSGTLLVDNSYIPNDYDRPFAVSTRQILNGVLEYGYEIFLKQEYAPYINGKKKFNRVLIQKIKEN; encoded by the coding sequence ATGGAAGAAAGAGGATTTACACGAAAAGAATTAATAGAAAGAGCGAAACGCATTAAAGACGATGAGTTTTATACGCGTATAGAAGATATAGAAGCCAAACTTGCTATGTATCCCACTAAGATATGGAAAGATAAAGTCGTCTTTTGTAACTGCGATGATGCGGTGGGCGAAAGGCGGGATTATGTGGATACTTCAGCCTTTGCTTTGTATTTTTTAAAGAATTTTTCTAGACTTAAACTTAAAAAGCTTATTTGCACCCATTATGGCGGAGCGGTGGATTTGTTTAACACAAAAACAGGAGCTAGAGGCTATATTTTTACTAAAGAAGGAGCAAATGAAATCATAGAAACACCAAAGGACTATACGGGGAGTTTTGACTCTGAGCTTTCTCTTAAAATTCTCAACGAGGAAGCTAACATCGTTTGCACTAATCCGCCTTTTTCAAAAGCGATAGAATATTGGGACATTTTAATAAAAAGTAAGAAAAAATTTATCGTCATCTCAAATATTACAAATTTTATCACCCCCTCTTTTATCCCTTATTTTGCAGATAAAAAAGCGTGGGCGGGTTACACAAGAGTGGATTGGTATTTAAATCCTAAACGCATTCCCGTGCAAGCAGCAGGGCATTTTTTCACAAATTTCCCCATTAAAGACCGCCCAGCCATTAAACGCCTTAAATTTGTGCCTTTAAATGAAATCCCTGATGTATATCAACAATATGATGATAGCGGCACACTTTTAGTGGATAATAGCTATATTCCAAATGATTATGATAGACCCTTTGCTGTTTCTACAAGGCAAATTTTAAATGGAGTTTTAGAGTATGGTTATGAGATTTTTTTAAAACAAGAATACGCACCCTATATTAACGGCAAGAAAAAATTTAATAGAGTGCTAATCCAAAAAATTAAAGAAAACTAA